The Flexivirga oryzae genome has a segment encoding these proteins:
- a CDS encoding FHA domain-containing protein yields the protein MTNDDSDIAPGDAERGEQATAPQAGGDATARFTAVPAGESVVERPSSSEVRLSASDQATVDALRPGTALLLSLRGPNAGARFLLDDAEVSVGRHTSSDIFLDDVTVSRRHAVFRRTDTGYAVTDIGSLNGTYVNGALVDSHDLQTGDEVMVGKFRLVFFGAPTS from the coding sequence ATGACCAACGACGACAGCGACATCGCACCGGGCGATGCGGAGCGTGGCGAGCAGGCCACCGCGCCGCAGGCCGGCGGGGACGCCACTGCCCGATTCACCGCCGTCCCGGCGGGGGAGAGTGTGGTCGAGCGGCCCAGCAGTTCCGAGGTGCGGCTGTCGGCGTCGGACCAGGCGACCGTCGACGCCCTGCGCCCGGGCACCGCACTGTTGCTCTCGCTGCGGGGACCGAACGCGGGCGCCCGATTCCTGCTCGACGACGCGGAGGTCAGCGTCGGGCGGCACACCAGCAGCGACATCTTCCTCGACGATGTGACGGTGTCGCGGCGTCATGCGGTGTTCCGTCGCACCGACACCGGCTACGCCGTCACCGACATCGGCTCGCTCAACGGCACCTACGTCAACGGCGCGTTGGTCGACTCGCACGACCTGCAGACCGGTGACGAGGTCATGGTCGGCAAGTTCCGTCTCGTCTTCTTCGGCGCACCGACGTCGTGA
- a CDS encoding tartrate dehydrogenase: MTERRSYTVDLIAGDGIGLEVVPAATRVVDALAARHGFGVSWREREWGSEYFFAHGRMMPVDGIERLSDGDAVLLGAVGHPELPDHETLWGLLIPIRREFVQYVNLRPVRILPGVVSPLRDVSQLDIVVVRENVEGEYSAIGGRAYRGGAEEFAVQEAVFTRGGIARVARFAAELALARGGGLTSATKSNGIIHSMPFWDEVVASVVGEYDGVGLRSVLIDALAAALVLRPGDFDVIVASNLFGDILSDLIAALAGSIGIAPSANINPPREHPSMFEPIHGSAPDIAGRGVANPVGQFWSASMMLEHLGERAAAAGLMDAVEDVMRAGTRTRDLGGSAGTEEFTSAVLSTINT, from the coding sequence ATGACGGAGCGACGCAGTTACACGGTGGATCTGATCGCGGGTGACGGGATCGGGTTGGAGGTGGTGCCGGCTGCGACGCGGGTGGTGGATGCGTTGGCGGCGCGTCATGGTTTCGGTGTCAGCTGGCGGGAGCGGGAGTGGGGTTCGGAGTATTTCTTCGCGCACGGGCGGATGATGCCGGTGGACGGTATCGAGCGGTTGTCCGATGGGGACGCGGTCTTGTTGGGTGCGGTGGGGCATCCGGAGTTGCCGGATCATGAGACGTTGTGGGGTTTGTTGATCCCGATCCGGCGGGAATTCGTGCAGTACGTCAATCTGCGTCCGGTGCGGATCCTGCCGGGGGTGGTCTCCCCGTTGCGGGATGTGTCGCAGTTGGACATCGTGGTGGTGCGGGAGAACGTGGAGGGGGAGTATTCGGCGATCGGGGGCCGGGCGTATCGCGGGGGTGCGGAGGAGTTCGCGGTGCAGGAGGCGGTGTTCACCCGGGGTGGGATCGCCCGGGTGGCCCGGTTCGCGGCGGAGTTGGCGTTGGCGCGTGGTGGTGGCCTGACGTCGGCGACCAAGTCCAACGGGATCATTCATTCGATGCCGTTCTGGGATGAGGTGGTGGCCTCGGTGGTGGGGGAGTATGACGGGGTCGGGTTGCGTAGTGTGTTGATCGATGCGTTGGCGGCGGCGTTGGTGTTGCGGCCGGGTGATTTCGATGTGATTGTGGCGTCGAATCTGTTCGGGGACATCCTGTCGGATCTGATCGCGGCGTTGGCGGGGTCGATCGGGATCGCGCCGAGTGCGAACATCAATCCGCCGCGGGAGCATCCGTCGATGTTCGAGCCGATCCACGGGTCGGCGCCGGATATCGCGGGTCGGGGCGTCGCGAATCCGGTGGGTCAGTTCTGGTCGGCGTCGATGATGCTGGAGCACCTGGGTGAGCGTGCCGCGGCGGCCGGGTTGATGGACGCGGTCGAGGACGTGATGCGTGCCGGGACCCGCACCCGTGACCTGGGTGGGAGCGCCGGCACCGAGGAGTTCACCTCCGCCGTACTGTCCACCATCAACACCTGA
- a CDS encoding bifunctional nuclease domain-containing protein: protein MKQVDVMGVRVEMPTNKPILLLRERDGERYVPIWIGAPEATAIAYAQQGVTPPRPLTHDLLLDVLTGLGHELSSVLITRMEDGIFYAELVIDGGTRISSRSSDAVAVALRAQVPVFVDEAVLDEAGVDVPVEEEDEVEKFREFLDNVSADDFESHDEGPDEP from the coding sequence GTGAAACAGGTCGATGTGATGGGTGTGCGGGTCGAGATGCCGACCAACAAGCCGATCCTGCTGTTGCGTGAGCGTGACGGAGAGCGTTACGTGCCGATCTGGATCGGCGCCCCCGAGGCAACTGCGATCGCCTACGCGCAGCAGGGTGTGACCCCGCCGCGACCGCTGACCCACGACCTGCTGCTGGACGTGCTGACCGGGCTGGGCCATGAGCTGTCCAGCGTGCTCATCACCCGCATGGAGGACGGCATCTTCTACGCGGAGCTGGTCATCGACGGCGGCACCCGGATCAGTTCCCGGTCCTCGGACGCCGTGGCGGTGGCGCTGCGCGCCCAGGTTCCGGTCTTCGTCGACGAGGCGGTCCTGGACGAGGCGGGTGTCGACGTACCGGTCGAGGAGGAGGACGAGGTCGAGAAATTCCGCGAGTTCCTCGACAACGTCTCGGCCGATGACTTTGAGTCTCACGATGAAGGTCCGGACGAGCCATGA
- a CDS encoding small basic family protein, with translation MIPAIGLVVGLVVGIVLHPDVPLSLQPYLPIAVIAALDAVFGAVRAVLDGIFDDKVFVVSFLSNVVVAALIVYLGDQLGVGSQLSTGVVVVLGVRIFSNVAAIRRHLFHA, from the coding sequence ATGATCCCGGCCATCGGACTGGTCGTCGGCCTCGTCGTCGGCATCGTGCTGCACCCCGACGTGCCGCTGTCGCTGCAGCCCTACCTGCCCATCGCGGTGATCGCGGCACTCGACGCCGTCTTCGGTGCCGTGCGCGCCGTACTGGACGGCATCTTCGACGACAAGGTGTTCGTGGTGTCGTTCCTGTCCAACGTGGTCGTCGCCGCGCTGATCGTCTATCTCGGCGATCAGCTCGGTGTCGGTTCGCAGCTGTCGACCGGGGTCGTCGTCGTGCTCGGCGTCCGGATCTTCAGCAACGTCGCCGCCATCCGCCGCCACCTCTTCCACGCGTAG
- the gcvH gene encoding glycine cleavage system protein GcvH: MSDLEYPADVRYTADHEWVKDQGDGVVRIGISAFAQDALGDVVYVSLPAVGDTVAAGDACGEVESTKSVSDLYAPLAGEVTAINEQLDATPELVNNDPYGEGWMYELKLADASALDGLQDVDTYKASLG, encoded by the coding sequence ATGAGCGACCTCGAATACCCAGCCGACGTGCGCTACACAGCGGACCACGAGTGGGTGAAGGACCAGGGCGACGGCGTCGTCCGCATCGGCATCTCGGCGTTCGCGCAGGACGCGTTGGGCGACGTGGTCTACGTCAGCCTGCCCGCCGTCGGCGACACGGTCGCCGCCGGTGACGCGTGCGGTGAGGTCGAGTCGACGAAGTCGGTCAGCGATCTCTACGCGCCACTGGCCGGGGAAGTGACCGCGATCAACGAGCAGCTCGACGCCACGCCCGAGCTCGTCAACAACGACCCCTACGGCGAGGGCTGGATGTACGAGCTGAAGCTCGCCGACGCGTCCGCGCTGGACGGGCTGCAGGATGTGGATACGTACAAGGCATCGCTCGGCTGA
- a CDS encoding MerR family transcriptional regulator, which produces MTAGASGLSIGAVLTRLQEEFPDLTLSKVRFLDAQGLVSPERTPSGYRRYAERDVERLRFVLQCQRDKYWPLKVIAEALDAFDRGLRPAEEQDIPQPPARTSDPALGAAAGQAPREERDVRLTRAELQRATGLDLRALVDLESFGLIRTDDDKLYNGLDLQVAHAAATLLSYGIEARHLRPFRLAAEREVSLIRGLTGTSHDADVEELLRQCLELHLALVRADLTRE; this is translated from the coding sequence GTGACCGCGGGGGCGTCCGGCCTGTCGATCGGCGCCGTCCTGACCCGGCTGCAGGAGGAGTTCCCGGACCTGACCTTGTCGAAGGTGCGGTTCCTCGACGCGCAGGGTCTGGTCTCTCCGGAGCGCACGCCCTCCGGTTACCGCCGGTATGCCGAGCGGGACGTCGAGCGGCTGCGCTTCGTCCTGCAGTGTCAGCGCGACAAGTACTGGCCGCTGAAGGTGATCGCGGAGGCCCTCGACGCCTTCGACCGCGGGCTGCGCCCGGCCGAGGAGCAGGACATCCCGCAACCGCCGGCCCGCACCTCGGACCCGGCACTGGGAGCTGCCGCCGGACAGGCCCCGCGGGAGGAACGCGACGTCCGGCTCACCCGGGCCGAGCTGCAACGGGCGACCGGTCTCGACCTGCGCGCACTGGTCGACCTGGAGTCGTTCGGTCTGATCAGGACCGACGACGACAAGCTCTACAACGGACTCGACCTGCAGGTCGCCCACGCCGCCGCGACCCTGCTCTCCTACGGCATCGAAGCGCGCCACCTGCGCCCCTTCCGGCTGGCCGCCGAACGTGAGGTGTCGCTGATCCGCGGCCTGACCGGGACGTCGCACGACGCCGACGTGGAGGAACTGCTGCGGCAGTGCCTCGAGCTGCACCTCGCGCTGGTGCGAGCAGACCTCACCCGGGAGTAG
- a CDS encoding CDP-alcohol phosphatidyltransferase family protein, protein MSDSLPLHRQVWTVPNLLSIGRLVCVPVFLWLIATDHRLWALWVLVGSGITDYLDGKIARKYGLVTRLGQLLDPAADRLYILSTIVALAWKSIIPWWLVAVLLVREVMVFALGPTLRKHRLPIPPVHFVGKSATFCLIYGFPLVLLGSLDNVWGHVARPIGWSFIWWGTVLYWLAGVMYVGQVRGMVRTRQQAPAEQQ, encoded by the coding sequence GTGAGTGACTCGTTGCCGCTGCATCGGCAGGTCTGGACGGTGCCCAACCTGCTGTCCATCGGGCGACTGGTCTGCGTCCCGGTCTTCCTGTGGTTGATCGCCACCGACCACCGGCTGTGGGCGCTGTGGGTGCTGGTCGGCTCCGGCATCACCGATTACCTGGACGGCAAGATCGCCCGCAAGTACGGCCTGGTGACCCGGCTCGGCCAGTTGCTCGACCCGGCCGCCGACCGCCTCTACATCCTGTCCACGATCGTCGCGCTCGCCTGGAAGAGCATCATCCCGTGGTGGCTGGTCGCCGTGCTGCTCGTGCGGGAGGTGATGGTGTTCGCGCTCGGCCCGACGCTGCGCAAGCACCGCCTGCCCATCCCGCCGGTCCATTTCGTCGGCAAGTCGGCGACCTTCTGCCTCATCTACGGTTTCCCGCTGGTCCTGCTGGGCAGCCTGGACAACGTGTGGGGTCACGTCGCCCGCCCGATCGGCTGGTCCTTCATCTGGTGGGGCACGGTCCTGTACTGGCTGGCCGGGGTGATGTATGTCGGGCAGGTGCGCGGCATGGTCCGGACCCGCCAGCAGGCACCGGCGGAGCAGCAATGA
- a CDS encoding DUF881 domain-containing protein has protein sequence MSQEQAPEAQESVRTGWQRLWRAGRPRLTRANVYITVLAVLLGFAMFAQVHETRSSGLENLRQEDLVALLDSVNQQSLKLSKEAGNLTDTKKKLQDDNGDQAALKAATARLQTLGILAGTLPATGPGIRITVKDPKDVVKPSDVLNAVEELRDAGAEAMQINDVRIVASTYFAESTDGRLVADGTALQAPYTIVAIGDPHTMATAMEIPGGVVDALKQLGATPSVASAKHVDVTALRAVSTPRYAQADNP, from the coding sequence ATGTCGCAGGAGCAAGCGCCCGAGGCGCAGGAGTCGGTGCGGACGGGGTGGCAGCGCCTGTGGCGTGCCGGTCGGCCGCGGCTGACCCGCGCCAACGTCTACATCACGGTGCTGGCGGTACTGCTCGGCTTCGCGATGTTCGCCCAGGTGCACGAAACGCGGTCCTCGGGTCTGGAGAACCTGCGCCAGGAGGACCTGGTCGCACTGCTGGACAGCGTCAACCAGCAGTCGCTGAAGCTGAGCAAGGAGGCCGGCAACCTCACCGACACCAAGAAGAAGCTGCAGGACGACAACGGCGACCAGGCCGCGCTGAAGGCGGCGACCGCCCGGCTGCAGACGCTGGGGATCCTCGCGGGCACCCTGCCGGCGACCGGGCCCGGCATACGGATCACCGTCAAGGACCCCAAGGACGTCGTCAAACCCAGCGACGTCCTCAACGCCGTGGAGGAACTGCGGGACGCCGGTGCCGAAGCGATGCAGATCAACGACGTGCGCATCGTCGCCTCGACCTACTTCGCCGAGTCGACCGACGGCCGGCTGGTGGCCGACGGTACGGCGCTGCAGGCGCCGTACACGATCGTCGCGATCGGCGATCCGCACACGATGGCGACCGCGATGGAGATTCCGGGAGGGGTCGTCGACGCGTTGAAGCAACTCGGGGCCACCCCGTCGGTCGCCTCCGCCAAGCACGTTGACGTGACCGCGTTGCGGGCGGTGAGCACGCCTCGTTACGCTCAGGCAGACAACCCGTGA
- the gcvP gene encoding aminomethyl-transferring glycine dehydrogenase, with protein sequence MTAVDLPDFVSRHIGPTDDDVATMLQVLGYASTDELLAKAVPGGIRAAEALDVEAAASEPAVIEELRAKADRNTVLTSMIGLGYYGTHTPPVVRRNILENPAWYTAYTPYQPEISQGRLEALLNFQTVVSDLTGLPTAGASLLDEATAVAEAMTLMRRGAKAPKDAVLLLDAQLMPQSIAVVQTRAAALDIDLVVTDLRDVTDAAGLRAAAGERDVFGVVVQYPGADGVIVDWRALVAAAHEVKALVTVAADLLALTLLTSPGELGADIAVGTSQRFGVPMGFGGPHAGYMSVHKGLERNLPGRLVGVSVDADGAPAYRLALQTREQHIRREKATSNICTAQVLLAVMASMYAVWHGPEGLRRIALEVHGKAVGLAEALTAGGVQLVSDTYFDTLTAVVPGRADSVVEAALQRGINVWRVDNDHVSFSVDETTTDEQLAAVAGAFGVNAPVPSDGELGWDGALVRTDEVLTHPVFSAHHSETAMLRYLRTLADRDYALDRGMIPLGSCTMKLNATTELESITWPEFANLHPFAPSDQTVGIRELITDLEQWLCEITGYDSVSLQPNAGSQGEFAGLLAIRGYHEARGESARNVCLIPASAHGTNAASAVMAGMKVVVVKTAPTGEIDMEDLKSKLKEHGEDLAAIMVTYPSTHGVFEDTISELCSLVHEAGGQVYVDGANLNALIGLARPGKFGGDVSHLNLHKTFCIPHGGGGPGVGPIGVREHLAPYLPSHPFAEELTGETGPVSAAPYGSASILPISWAYVRLMGGAGLAKATEAAILSANYIAKRLGEHYPVLYSGEGGLVAHECILDLRALTKESGVTVDDVAKRLIDYGFHAPTMSFPVAGTLMVEPTESESLEELDRFSDAMIAIRAEIQDVLDGKVDAADSALRNAPHTAESLTADDWEHPYSRRDAVYPDGVDPLHKYWSPVRRVDGAYGDRNLVCSCPPPEAFED encoded by the coding sequence ATGACTGCTGTCGATCTGCCCGACTTCGTTTCCCGCCACATCGGCCCCACCGATGACGATGTGGCGACCATGTTGCAGGTGCTCGGTTACGCCAGCACCGACGAACTCCTCGCCAAGGCGGTGCCCGGTGGGATCCGCGCCGCGGAGGCGCTCGACGTCGAGGCCGCGGCCTCCGAGCCCGCGGTGATCGAGGAACTCCGCGCGAAGGCGGACCGCAACACCGTGCTGACCTCGATGATCGGCCTCGGCTACTACGGCACCCACACGCCGCCGGTGGTGCGCCGCAACATCCTGGAGAACCCCGCCTGGTACACGGCATACACGCCGTACCAACCGGAGATCTCGCAGGGCCGGCTGGAAGCCCTGCTCAACTTCCAGACCGTCGTCTCCGACCTGACCGGCCTGCCCACCGCGGGTGCGTCCCTGCTCGACGAGGCGACCGCGGTCGCCGAGGCCATGACCCTGATGCGGCGTGGCGCGAAGGCGCCCAAGGATGCGGTGCTGCTGCTCGACGCGCAGCTGATGCCGCAGTCGATCGCGGTGGTGCAGACCCGCGCGGCCGCCCTCGACATCGACCTCGTCGTCACGGACCTGCGCGACGTGACCGACGCCGCCGGGCTGCGTGCCGCGGCGGGGGAGCGTGACGTCTTCGGCGTCGTCGTCCAGTACCCCGGTGCCGACGGGGTGATCGTCGACTGGCGCGCGCTGGTGGCTGCGGCCCACGAGGTCAAGGCGCTGGTCACCGTCGCCGCCGACCTGCTGGCGCTCACCCTGCTGACCTCGCCGGGCGAGCTGGGCGCCGACATCGCGGTCGGCACCAGCCAGCGGTTCGGCGTGCCGATGGGCTTCGGCGGGCCGCACGCCGGTTACATGAGCGTGCACAAGGGCCTGGAGCGCAACCTGCCGGGCCGGCTCGTCGGCGTCAGCGTGGACGCGGACGGGGCTCCGGCATACCGGCTCGCCCTGCAGACCCGCGAACAGCACATCCGCCGGGAGAAGGCGACCTCCAACATCTGTACCGCCCAGGTGCTGCTGGCGGTGATGGCGTCGATGTATGCCGTCTGGCACGGCCCCGAGGGGCTGCGGCGGATCGCGCTGGAGGTGCACGGCAAGGCCGTCGGTCTGGCCGAGGCACTCACCGCGGGCGGCGTGCAACTGGTCAGCGACACCTACTTCGACACGCTGACCGCGGTGGTCCCCGGACGCGCCGACTCGGTGGTCGAGGCCGCGCTGCAACGCGGCATCAACGTCTGGCGGGTCGACAACGACCACGTCTCGTTCAGCGTCGACGAGACGACCACCGACGAGCAACTGGCCGCCGTCGCCGGCGCCTTCGGCGTCAACGCGCCGGTGCCGTCCGACGGTGAACTCGGCTGGGACGGCGCCCTCGTCCGCACCGACGAGGTCCTGACCCACCCGGTGTTCAGCGCCCACCACAGCGAGACCGCGATGTTGCGCTACCTGCGCACGCTCGCCGACCGCGACTACGCCCTCGACCGCGGGATGATCCCGCTCGGCTCCTGCACGATGAAACTCAACGCGACCACCGAGTTGGAGTCGATCACCTGGCCGGAGTTCGCGAACCTGCACCCGTTCGCGCCGTCCGATCAGACCGTCGGCATCCGGGAGCTGATCACCGACCTGGAGCAGTGGCTGTGTGAGATCACCGGCTACGACTCGGTGTCGCTGCAGCCGAACGCCGGCTCCCAGGGCGAGTTCGCCGGACTGCTCGCGATCCGCGGCTACCACGAGGCCCGGGGCGAGTCGGCACGCAACGTCTGCCTGATCCCGGCGTCGGCGCACGGCACCAACGCGGCGTCCGCGGTGATGGCCGGCATGAAGGTCGTCGTGGTCAAGACGGCGCCGACCGGTGAGATCGACATGGAGGACCTGAAGAGCAAGCTCAAGGAGCACGGCGAGGACCTGGCCGCCATCATGGTGACCTACCCGTCGACGCACGGGGTCTTCGAGGACACCATCTCCGAGCTGTGCTCCCTGGTGCACGAGGCCGGCGGCCAGGTGTATGTCGACGGCGCCAACCTCAACGCGCTGATCGGCCTGGCGCGTCCGGGCAAGTTCGGCGGCGACGTGTCGCACCTCAACCTGCACAAGACGTTCTGCATCCCGCACGGCGGCGGTGGCCCTGGCGTCGGCCCGATCGGGGTGCGCGAGCATCTGGCGCCCTACCTGCCCTCCCACCCGTTCGCGGAGGAGCTGACGGGGGAGACCGGCCCGGTGTCGGCGGCGCCCTACGGTTCGGCCTCGATCCTGCCGATCTCCTGGGCGTACGTGCGGCTGATGGGTGGCGCCGGGCTGGCCAAGGCCACCGAGGCCGCGATCCTGTCGGCCAACTACATCGCCAAGCGACTGGGCGAGCACTACCCGGTGCTCTACTCCGGCGAGGGCGGCCTGGTGGCCCACGAGTGCATCCTCGACCTGCGCGCGCTGACCAAGGAGTCCGGAGTGACGGTCGACGACGTCGCCAAGCGGCTGATCGACTACGGCTTCCACGCGCCGACGATGTCCTTCCCGGTCGCCGGCACGCTCATGGTCGAGCCGACCGAGAGCGAGTCGCTGGAGGAGCTGGACCGCTTCAGTGACGCGATGATCGCCATCCGCGCCGAGATCCAGGACGTGCTCGACGGCAAGGTCGACGCGGCGGACTCCGCGCTGCGCAACGCGCCGCACACCGCCGAGTCGCTGACAGCCGACGACTGGGAGCACCCGTACTCGCGCCGGGACGCGGTCTACCCGGACGGTGTCGACCCGCTGCACAAGTACTGGTCGCCGGTCCGCCGGGTCGACGGTGCGTACGGCGACCGCAACCTGGTGTGCTCGTGCCCGCCGCCGGAGGCGTTCGAGGACTGA
- a CDS encoding MerR family transcriptional regulator produces MQEALFPQELPEEMTEQVGYRGPAVCRAAGVTYRQLDYWARTGLLEPSVRNPSGSGHQRLYSFRDILVIKVIKRLLDTGVSLQQIRVAVTVLREHGVEELAGITLMSDGASVYECTSDDQVIDLLRGGQGVFGIALGSVWREVEGSLSELPGERPDAEVPADHPGDELRERRARRRTAG; encoded by the coding sequence ATGCAGGAAGCGCTGTTCCCGCAGGAACTGCCGGAGGAGATGACCGAGCAGGTCGGTTACCGCGGTCCCGCGGTGTGCCGCGCCGCCGGGGTGACCTACCGCCAGCTGGATTACTGGGCGCGCACGGGTCTGCTCGAGCCGTCGGTGCGCAACCCCAGCGGGTCCGGCCACCAGCGCCTCTACAGCTTCCGTGACATCCTGGTGATCAAGGTCATCAAGCGGCTGCTGGACACCGGTGTCTCGTTGCAGCAGATCCGGGTCGCGGTGACGGTGCTGCGCGAGCACGGCGTCGAGGAGCTGGCGGGCATCACCCTGATGTCCGACGGCGCGAGTGTCTACGAGTGCACCTCCGACGACCAGGTCATCGATCTGCTGCGCGGCGGGCAGGGTGTCTTCGGCATCGCGCTCGGCTCGGTCTGGCGCGAGGTGGAGGGTTCGCTGTCGGAGCTGCCGGGTGAGCGCCCGGACGCCGAGGTGCCGGCCGACCACCCGGGCGACGAGCTTCGGGAGCGCCGCGCGCGGCGCCGCACCGCCGGCTGA
- the fdhD gene encoding formate dehydrogenase accessory sulfurtransferase FdhD produces MGRITSRHKVLRIDLDRGSTSRVETVAVEEPLEIRIDDEVLTVTMRTPGHDIELAHGLLLAEGIISTREDVLVARYCVDTTEMNVLQLQLRTAPGVPATAQRRLISHGGCGLCGKTSIDAITESPVYDAAALTGADVRVPAGRIAQLPELLRAGQDVFDRTGGVHAAGLFGASGDALVIREDIGRHNAVDKITGWALLQGRRTAECVAMVSSRASFEIVQKVAMAGIPVLACVSAPSSLAIEAADRLGVTLVAYTRGHRMTVCSHPDRVVLP; encoded by the coding sequence ATGGGACGCATCACCAGCAGACACAAGGTCCTTCGCATCGACCTCGACCGCGGGTCGACGAGTCGGGTGGAAACGGTCGCGGTGGAGGAGCCGCTCGAGATCCGGATCGACGACGAGGTGCTCACCGTCACCATGCGCACCCCCGGCCACGACATCGAGTTGGCCCACGGGTTGCTGCTGGCCGAAGGCATCATCAGTACCCGCGAGGACGTCCTCGTCGCGCGCTACTGCGTGGACACCACCGAGATGAACGTCCTGCAGTTGCAACTGCGCACGGCGCCGGGTGTGCCGGCGACGGCACAGCGCCGGCTCATCTCGCACGGGGGGTGCGGGCTGTGCGGCAAGACCAGCATCGACGCGATCACCGAGTCCCCGGTGTATGACGCCGCGGCGTTGACCGGCGCCGACGTCCGGGTCCCGGCCGGGCGGATCGCGCAGCTGCCGGAGCTGCTGCGCGCCGGCCAGGACGTGTTCGACCGCACCGGGGGCGTGCACGCGGCCGGACTGTTCGGCGCGTCCGGCGACGCGCTCGTGATCCGGGAGGACATCGGGCGGCACAACGCGGTCGACAAGATCACCGGGTGGGCGCTGCTGCAGGGCCGGCGGACGGCCGAGTGCGTGGCGATGGTGTCCTCCCGCGCGTCGTTTGAGATCGTGCAGAAGGTCGCCATGGCCGGCATACCCGTCCTGGCGTGCGTGTCCGCACCGTCCAGCCTGGCGATCGAGGCCGCCGACCGGCTCGGGGTGACCCTCGTCGCCTACACGCGCGGGCACCGGATGACCGTGTGCAGTCACCCGGACCGGGTCGTCCTGCCATAA
- a CDS encoding HNH endonuclease, with protein sequence MSVLVLNAGYEPLHTVSVKHAMNMLWRGVATVEESHPEETFGPFPKPTVLRLLRYVKMTWAYAKRGGLKLTEASVKITWEQFSHGTPVYSQAGVLKRDHGQCAYCGQPVATTMDHVVPKSRGGATSWDNAVAACEPCNQRKADRTPDEAGMRLLWDPFVPTREDLAW encoded by the coding sequence ATGTCGGTCCTGGTCCTGAACGCGGGGTACGAGCCGCTGCACACCGTGTCGGTCAAGCACGCCATGAACATGCTCTGGCGAGGTGTCGCGACGGTCGAGGAGTCACACCCGGAGGAGACCTTCGGGCCGTTCCCGAAGCCCACCGTGCTGCGGCTGCTGCGCTACGTGAAGATGACCTGGGCCTACGCCAAGCGCGGTGGCCTGAAGCTCACCGAGGCCAGCGTCAAGATCACCTGGGAGCAGTTCTCGCACGGCACGCCGGTCTACAGCCAGGCGGGCGTGCTCAAACGCGACCACGGGCAGTGCGCCTACTGCGGGCAGCCGGTCGCGACCACCATGGATCACGTGGTCCCGAAATCGCGCGGCGGCGCGACGTCCTGGGACAACGCGGTGGCGGCGTGCGAACCGTGCAACCAGCGCAAGGCCGACCGGACACCGGACGAGGCCGGGATGCGGCTGCTCTGGGACCCCTTCGTGCCGACCCGGGAGGACCTGGCCTGGTAG
- a CDS encoding DUF881 domain-containing protein — MTASGQRPTGAPGADHGRTDPAWSMSLINNLMQAPLDPGYRAAADRRRAEGKPAAVGLRSPLLIVTLVVIGLCLAVAAHALRVPQAASDKRRTELIDGIKARQSTIDADSRTINSTRKQINALQAKALQHQNDTSLADRLRTLEVTTGAGAARGPGLVLTVDDAPGSGTDAEGNPRTDTSNTGRLTSTDLQIIVNGLWAAGAEAVSINGQRIASQTAIRFAGEAILVNFRALSPPYAISVIGGPKLADRFRGDAGGAYLRALVSGYDIRENLASKTSVAVPAAATAPLVHASAVTSPPSSSSTTQGGS, encoded by the coding sequence ATGACCGCGTCGGGACAGCGACCGACCGGCGCTCCCGGGGCGGACCACGGCCGCACCGACCCGGCCTGGTCGATGTCGTTGATCAACAACCTGATGCAGGCGCCGCTGGACCCGGGCTACCGCGCGGCCGCCGACCGTCGGCGGGCCGAGGGCAAGCCCGCGGCCGTGGGTCTGCGCTCGCCGCTGCTGATCGTGACCCTCGTGGTGATCGGCCTCTGCCTGGCGGTCGCCGCCCATGCCCTCCGGGTCCCGCAGGCCGCCTCGGACAAACGCCGCACCGAACTCATCGACGGCATCAAGGCGCGGCAGAGCACCATCGACGCCGACAGCCGCACGATCAACTCCACCCGCAAGCAGATCAACGCACTGCAGGCGAAGGCGTTGCAACACCAGAACGACACCTCGCTGGCCGATCGGCTGCGGACCCTGGAGGTGACCACGGGAGCGGGCGCGGCACGGGGACCGGGCCTGGTCCTCACCGTGGACGACGCGCCGGGCTCCGGCACCGACGCCGAGGGGAACCCGCGCACGGACACCTCGAACACGGGACGGCTGACCTCGACGGACCTGCAGATCATCGTCAACGGACTGTGGGCGGCGGGGGCCGAGGCCGTGTCGATCAACGGGCAGCGGATCGCCAGCCAGACCGCGATCCGCTTCGCCGGCGAGGCGATCCTGGTCAACTTCCGTGCCCTCAGCCCGCCCTACGCGATCTCGGTGATCGGCGGCCCGAAGCTGGCCGACCGGTTCCGGGGCGACGCCGGCGGTGCGTACCTGCGGGCGCTGGTCAGCGGCTACGACATCCGCGAGAACCTCGCGTCGAAGACGTCCGTCGCGGTGCCCGCCGCGGCCACGGCACCGCTCGTGCACGCCTCCGCCGTCACCTCCCCGCCCTCGTCATCGTCCACCACCCAAGGAGGGTCATGA